In Melanotaenia boesemani isolate fMelBoe1 chromosome 16, fMelBoe1.pri, whole genome shotgun sequence, the following proteins share a genomic window:
- the gins1 gene encoding DNA replication complex GINS protein PSF1, with the protein MFCENAIDLIRELQRVSDGQLPAFNEDGLRQVLQEMESLYEQNQADVNEAKADGRAELIPSIKLRHCCLLRNQRCVTAYLYDRLLRIRALRWEYGSVLPANIRFHMCAEEVQWFSQYKKSLASFMRSVGGEEGLDITQDMKPPKSLYIQVRCLKDHGEFEIDDGTVILLKKNSQHFLPRWKCEQLIRQGILEHVMS; encoded by the exons ATGTTCTGTGAGAACGCCATCGACCTGATCAGAGAGCTGCAGCGGGTCAGCGACGGACAGCTGCCCGCGTTTAAC GAGGACGGACTGCGGCAGGTTCTGCAGGAAATGGAATCCCTGTACGAACAGAACCAGGCTGATGT GAACGAAGCCAAGGCCGACGGTCGAGCTGAGCTCATTCCCTCCATCAAGCTACGTCACTGCTGCCTGCTGAGGAACCAGCGCTGCGTCACCGCCTACCT GTACGACCGGCTGCTGAGGATCAGGGCGCTGCGATGGGAGTACGGCAGCGTGCTCCCCGCCAACATTCGCTTCCATATGTGTGCAGAGGAG gtGCAGTGGTTTAGTCAGTATAAAAAGTCTCTGGCTTCCTTCATGCGGTCCGTCGGGGGAGAGGAGGGTCTGGACATCACGCAGGACATGAAACCGCCAAAGAGCCTTTACATCCAG GTGAGGTGCCTGAAGGACCACGGAGAGTTTGAAATCGACGATGGAACGGTGATCCTGCTGAAGAAGAACAGCCAG CATTTCCTGCCGCGGTGGAAATGTGAGCAGCTGATTCGTCAGGGCATCCTGGAGCACGTGATGTCATGA